A single region of the Lacipirellulaceae bacterium genome encodes:
- a CDS encoding glycoside hydrolase family 16 protein, with translation MFSSSLLGHVTSLYSQESQAAAVILTQEDVERYQLVWSDEFNRDGPPNPKHWTFERGFVRNQELQWYKLDNARCEAGLLVIEAKRERVENPHYDQHAKGWKEKRRYAEYCSASVTTRGLHSWKFARIEVRARIDARSGLWPAIWTVGDKGRWPDCGEIDIMEYYQGDILANACWSSGKKWKPIWDAVKKPVREFADPEWASKFHVWRMDWDENQISLYVDDTLLNEIDLDQVAKSTTTQRHPFHQPHHLLLNLAVGGNHGGDPSKTKFPGKFEVDYVRVYQDRAGEDRR, from the coding sequence ATGTTTTCGAGCAGCTTGCTGGGACATGTGACCAGCCTCTATTCACAGGAATCGCAAGCGGCAGCAGTCATTCTGACTCAAGAAGATGTCGAACGGTACCAGCTCGTCTGGTCTGATGAATTCAACCGGGATGGCCCGCCGAATCCAAAGCATTGGACGTTCGAGCGGGGTTTCGTCCGCAATCAAGAATTGCAATGGTACAAACTAGATAATGCGAGGTGCGAAGCCGGATTGCTAGTCATCGAAGCGAAACGCGAACGTGTAGAAAACCCGCATTACGATCAGCACGCCAAAGGCTGGAAGGAGAAGCGTCGCTATGCGGAATACTGCTCTGCCAGCGTTACCACTCGAGGCCTGCATAGTTGGAAGTTTGCGCGAATCGAAGTACGTGCACGGATCGATGCCCGCTCCGGCCTTTGGCCAGCCATTTGGACCGTAGGAGACAAAGGCAGATGGCCGGACTGCGGCGAGATTGACATCATGGAGTATTACCAGGGAGACATCCTTGCAAACGCGTGCTGGTCAAGCGGCAAGAAGTGGAAGCCCATTTGGGATGCTGTCAAGAAACCCGTGCGTGAATTCGCAGATCCCGAGTGGGCATCGAAATTCCACGTGTGGCGAATGGACTGGGATGAAAACCAGATCAGTTTGTACGTCGACGATACCCTACTCAATGAAATTGATCTAGACCAGGTTGCCAAGAGCACCACGACCCAGCGACACCCGTTTCATCAGCCACACCACTTGCTACTTAATCTTGCTGTGGGAGGAAACCACGGCGGTGATCCCAGCAAGACCAAATTCCCAGGAAAGTTCGAGGTGGATTACGTGAGAGTTTACCAAGACAGAGCAGGTGAAGACCGTCGCTGA
- a CDS encoding TlpA disulfide reductase family protein — MKIKGLAPVFAGYVRLSGLIALSVLTVSIGQKSHAAKPSVADALKLKPVQRQVEFDTPEADGCEIKAEKINGMTAWVVRSPGGSVLRQFSDTNGDNVVDTWSYFHNGLEVYRDIDGDYNGKADQYRWFQTAGSRWGKDKNEDGRIDSWQLIAPEEVAEEAIEAVRTSDSARMARLLVTEEDMKQLGLSKEVAGRIRERASKAPTAFKSLAKSKKIPSNSEFSDFGGLRPGMVPAGSSGLEKDLLVYENVWAMVYDGKAHKQVQLGTMLKVGDAWKLIDAPSIGEAGEMAVGFFYDAAGAAPVTMADAGVSPPSDAMQETLSAIEKLDEQLVSASRKDLPRLNARRADLLEKLASQAPAGEEREQWLRQLADMISAAVQDGAYPKGAERLEALAGKLAKAKASKDLQMHIVFRRMQADYGLKIADPKADYNKVHNDWLKQLEAFVSKYSSSEHAAEAMLQLANASEYAGEPKEALKWYGQLAKSFPRSPQAAKAKGAITRLTSEGRKISLAGKTIEGKSVDLSRYRGKPVVIQYWISSYKSCKAEHAVLKDLYSKYGGKKFEVIGVNLDYTRQEAAEYLKSNPLRWPQIYEPGGFDSRLANEMGVNILPLMVVVDADGKVSNRSVQAAELEEELKKVM, encoded by the coding sequence ATGAAGATCAAAGGCCTTGCCCCTGTTTTCGCTGGGTATGTGCGGCTGAGTGGGCTCATTGCCCTGAGCGTGCTGACTGTTTCAATCGGTCAAAAATCTCACGCAGCGAAGCCCTCGGTTGCTGATGCCTTGAAGCTCAAGCCCGTTCAGCGGCAAGTTGAGTTCGATACGCCGGAAGCTGACGGCTGCGAGATCAAGGCCGAAAAAATTAACGGGATGACCGCTTGGGTTGTCCGCAGCCCTGGTGGGTCCGTGTTACGTCAGTTCTCCGATACTAACGGAGACAACGTGGTTGATACTTGGAGCTATTTTCACAATGGCTTGGAGGTCTATCGCGACATCGACGGTGACTACAATGGCAAGGCGGATCAGTATCGCTGGTTCCAAACCGCCGGCTCACGGTGGGGCAAAGATAAGAATGAAGATGGGCGGATTGATTCCTGGCAGCTCATTGCTCCTGAAGAAGTCGCTGAAGAGGCAATCGAGGCGGTTCGTACTTCTGACTCAGCCCGCATGGCACGTCTGCTCGTCACTGAGGAAGACATGAAGCAGCTAGGTTTGTCGAAGGAAGTGGCAGGGCGAATTCGTGAACGTGCTAGCAAGGCCCCCACAGCGTTTAAATCGTTGGCAAAAAGCAAGAAGATCCCCTCGAACAGCGAGTTCAGTGATTTCGGGGGTCTGCGTCCAGGCATGGTTCCTGCGGGTTCTTCAGGGTTAGAAAAGGACCTGCTCGTTTATGAGAACGTGTGGGCGATGGTCTACGACGGCAAGGCTCACAAACAGGTACAACTTGGCACCATGCTGAAAGTCGGCGATGCGTGGAAGCTGATCGATGCTCCTTCGATTGGAGAAGCAGGCGAGATGGCAGTCGGATTCTTCTACGATGCCGCAGGCGCAGCTCCGGTGACGATGGCTGACGCAGGCGTGAGTCCGCCCAGTGATGCCATGCAGGAAACCCTGTCTGCAATCGAAAAACTTGATGAGCAACTCGTCAGTGCTTCTCGCAAGGATCTCCCGAGACTGAACGCTCGACGAGCGGATCTCCTGGAAAAACTGGCCAGCCAAGCTCCTGCCGGTGAAGAACGCGAGCAGTGGTTGCGACAGTTGGCTGACATGATCAGCGCCGCGGTCCAAGATGGTGCCTATCCCAAAGGGGCCGAAAGACTGGAAGCACTTGCTGGTAAGTTGGCCAAGGCGAAAGCCTCCAAAGACCTGCAAATGCACATTGTCTTTAGACGGATGCAGGCCGATTACGGCCTTAAAATCGCTGATCCCAAGGCAGATTACAACAAAGTTCACAATGATTGGCTGAAGCAGCTTGAAGCGTTTGTGAGTAAGTACAGCAGTAGTGAGCACGCTGCTGAAGCCATGCTTCAGCTTGCTAACGCGAGTGAGTATGCAGGAGAACCCAAAGAGGCACTCAAGTGGTACGGGCAATTGGCGAAGAGTTTCCCCAGGAGCCCCCAGGCCGCGAAGGCGAAGGGAGCGATCACGCGTCTTACTAGTGAGGGACGGAAGATTTCGCTCGCAGGAAAAACCATCGAAGGCAAATCGGTTGACCTATCACGCTATCGTGGCAAGCCGGTTGTGATTCAATACTGGATCAGTTCCTACAAGTCGTGCAAGGCGGAGCACGCCGTGTTGAAGGATCTCTACTCCAAGTACGGTGGAAAGAAGTTCGAAGTCATCGGCGTCAACCTCGACTACACGCGTCAGGAAGCAGCCGAGTACCTCAAGAGCAATCCACTCCGCTGGCCACAGATCTACGAGCCGGGCGGGTTCGACAGTCGGCTCGCAAACGAGATGGGCGTCAACATCTTGCCGCTGATGGTTGTTGTTGATGCCGACGGCAAAGTATCCAACCGCAGCGTGCAAGCGGCGGAGTTGGAAGAAGAACTTAAGAAGGTGATGTAG